The Naumovozyma castellii chromosome 4, complete genome genome contains a region encoding:
- the VTC4 gene encoding Vtc4p (ancestral locus Anc_5.161), translated as MKFGETLSRSLIRQYSYYYIAYDDLKAELEDNLQINNDEWTQELETNFLESLEIELDKVYSFCKVKHGEVVRRVKDVQQQVQRTVRQLDSNNPPTEMDFEILEEELSDIIADVHDLAKFSRLNYTGFQKIIKKHDKKTGFVLKPIFQVRLDSKPFFKENYDDLVVKISQLYDIVRSSGRPIKGDSAAGGKQQNFVRQTTKYWVHPDNITELKLIILKHLPVLVFNANKEFEREDSAITSIYYDNEDLDLYYGRLRKDEGAEAHRLRWYGGMGSDTIFVERKTHREDWTGEKSVKARFALKERHVNDFTRGKYTVAQAFSKMRKEGKKSLKEIENLEALATEIQYAMLKRKLRPVVRSFYNRTAFQLPGDARVRISLDTELTMVREDNFDGIDRTHGNWRRTDIGVDWPFKQLPEKDVCRFPYAVLEVKLQTQLGQEPPEWVRELVGSHLVEPVPKFSKFIHGVATLLNDKVDSIPFWLPQMDVDIRKPPLPSNINISRPAREDEEEDYDDDDEDDSALIDAMTHAPGNSLDLEEMVGYGAIDGVNQRANVPGEHNIPFSENYRYYQRKIRESGNSITKNYYKTIAFFDHYFNGDQISKIPRGTVFDTEIRAPPGKTICVPVRVEPKVYFATERTFLSWVSISILLGGVSTTMLTYGTPTTMLASIGFFVTALVVLFHAVRVYATRVVNIRMKKAVDYEDKVGPPMVCTFLLLSVLFSFFCNLP; from the coding sequence TCTTTGATAAGGCAGTATAGTTACTACTACATTGCTTATGATGATTTAAAGGCAGAACTAGAAGATAATTTACAAATAAACAATGATGAATGGACTCAAGAACTAGAAACTAACTTCCTGGAGTCATTGGAGATTGAACTAGATAAAGTTTACAGCTTTTGTAAAGTGAAACATGGCGAGGTTGTAAGACGTGTGAAAGATGTACAACAGCAAGTACAACGTACGGTTCGTCAATTGGATTCCAATAACCCACCTACAGAAAtggattttgaaattttggagGAAGAGTTGAGTGATATTATTGCTGATGTTCATGATTTAGCCAAATTTTCGAGGTTGAATTATACTGGGTTTCAAAAAATCATAAAGAAACATGATAAGAAGACTGGATTTGTTCTGAAACCTATCTTTCAGGTAAGGTTAGATTCCAAGCCTTTCTTTAAAGAGAATTATGACGATTTGGTCGTAAAAATTTCACAACTCTATGATATCGTTAGATCAAGTGGTAGACCTATTAAAGGTGATTCAGCAGCTGGTGGAAAACAGCAAAATTTCGTTAgacaaacaacaaaatattggGTTCATCCAGATAATATTacagaattgaaattaattatCTTGAAGCATTTACCTGTTCTTGTTTTCAATGCTAATAAGGAATTTGAAAGGGAAGATTCTGCAATCACCTCTATTTAttatgataatgaagatttagaCTTGTATTATGGTCGTTTAAGAAAGGATGAAGGTGCTGAAGCTCATAGATTAAGATGGTATGGTGGTATGGGATCAGACACAATTTTTGTGGAAAGAAAGACTCATAGGGAGGATTGGACAGGGGAGAAATCGGTGAAAGCAAGATTCGCTTTAAAAGAACGTCATGTTAACGACTTTACCAGGGGGAAATATACTGTAGCACAAGCCTTTAGCAAGATGCGTAAAGAAGGTAAAAAGtcattgaaggaaattgaGAACTTAGAAGCTCTAGCTACTGAAATTCAATATGCAATgttaaaaagaaaattaagaCCTGTCGTGCGTTCATTTTATAATAGGACAGCTTTCCAGTTACCTGGTGATGCAAGAGTTCGTATTTCTTTGGATACCGAATTAACTATGGTTAGAGAAGATAATTTTGATGGAATTGATAGAACACATGGTAATTGGAGAAGAACTGATATTGGTGTAGATTGGCCATTCAAACAATTGCCCGAAAAAGATGTATGCAGGTTTCCCTACGCTGTCTTAGAAGTTAAGTTACAAACGCAGTTAGGACAAGAACCACCAGAATGGGTCCGAGAATTGGTGGGTTCACATTTAGTTGAGCCTGTCCCGAAGTTTTCTAAATTCATCCACGGGGTCGCAACACTTCTAAATGACAAGGTGGACTCAATTCCATTTTGGCTACCGCAAATGGATGTCGATATTAGAAAGCCACCTCTTCCTTCGAATATCAACATTTCAAGGCCTGCCCGTGAAGATGAGGAGGAGGATtacgatgacgatgatgaggatgacaGTGCATTAATAGATGCCATGACCCACGCACCAGGTAATTCTTTGGACTTAGAAGAGATGGTTGGTTATGGGGCCATAGATGGTGTAAACCAACGTGCAAACGTGCCTGGAGAACATAACATACCATTTAGTGAAAATTATAGATATTATCAGCGCAAAATAAGAGAATCTGGAAATTCTATAACCAAAAATTACTATAAAACCATTGCATTCTTCGATCATTATTTCAACGGTGATCAAATTTCCAAGATACCTAGAGGAACAGTGTTTGATACTGAAATTAGGGCACCTCCAGGAAAAACCATATGTGTTCCAGTCCGTGTTGAACCCAAAGTTTATTTTGCAACGGAAAGAACTTTCCTTTCATGGGTTTCAATTTCTATCCTCTTAGGTGGTGTTTCAACAACGATGTTAACATATGGAACTCCTACAACTATGTTGGCATCGATTGGGTTTTTTGTTACAGCTTTGGTGGTCTTGTTTCATGCTGTGAGAGTATATGCCACTAGAGTAGTTAATATTAGAATGAAGAAAGCTGTCGATTATGAAGATAAGGTGGGACCTCCAATGGTCTGTACCTTTTTGTTATTATCCGTcttattttccttcttctgTAATTTACCATAA
- the MAD3 gene encoding Mad3p (ancestral locus Anc_5.162) → MKISRGYNKRGRNQWLQSRIYNMYDNKSKRSLTPIDFESIENEKENVLPLRAGRSARGLTEALQQSATTKCQIRANFERRLIDDLGNMADPLELYLEYIDWISLAYPQSGTTKKNGLLDIVERCLIHFKDNEQYKNDARYLKIWLWYNELFFANERREQRDIFIFLLRMSIGFKLTKFYQAFSDLLVDMKRYDEAYQVLKRGIENQATPVNEMLDSLQNFEDQILEKRINIDDNFSIEEQFSEATAPLILGRQRSEIITPDQQPTENDNDTSESSKNEKMSIFMDSQSQGSSKLYFYNDEESQFMDLKSNKTKENKIAPVALEANTNIGILSQGIRPSIPVEKAIVFKDEIGRADPVYEIVEELGRKPERIECNFKLIYPNKIEEYSIEEILARSRGIYHKMETSGRIPSEDVEDFHPAKRIKT, encoded by the coding sequence ATGAAAATAAGTCGAGGCTACAacaaaagaggaagaaaccAGTGGTTGCAATCAAGGATCTACAATATGTATGACAATAAATCAAAAAGGTCCTTGACACCCATAGATTTTGAGAGTatagaaaatgaaaaggagAACGTATTACCTTTAAGGGCAGGCAGATCTGCAAGGGGTCTTACAGAGGCATTACAACAAAGTGCTACCACGAAATGTCAAATACGGGCAAATTTCGAAAGAAGATTGATTGATGACCTTGGTAATATGGCTGATCCATTAGAACTGTATCTGGAATACATTGACTGGATTAGCTTGGCTTACCCTCAAAGTGGAACTACAAAAAAGAATGGTTTGTTGGACATAGTTGAGCGTTGTCTTATAcattttaaagataatgaaCAGTATAAAAACGATGCACgttatttgaagatatggCTATGGTATAATGAACTCTTTTTTGCAAATGAAAGGCGAGAACAGAGGGATATCTTTATCTTTCTACTCCGTATGAGTATAGGATTCAAATTGACTAAATTCTACCAAGCTTTTTCAGACTTATTAGTTGATATGAAGAGATATGATGAAGCCTACCAAGTTTTGAAAAGGGGAATTGAGAACCAGGCTACCCCAGTGAACGAAATGCTGGACAGTCTGCAAAATTTCGAAGATCAAATACTGGAAAAGagaataaatattgatgataatttttcaatagaaGAACAATTTTCTGAGGCCACAGCACCTCTCATCCTAGGAAGGCAACGTTCAGAAATTATTACTCCAGACCAACAACCTACcgaaaatgataatgatactTCAGAGTcatcaaaaaatgaaaagatgaGTATATTTATGGATTCACAAAGCCAAGGATCATCTAAACTATATTTTTACAATGATGAGGAATCTCAGTTCAtggatttgaaaagtaataagacaaaagaaaacaaaattgCTCCAGTTGCTCTTGAGGcaaatacaaatattgGTATCCTTTCACAAGGAATTCGACCTAGTATTCCAGTTGAAAAAGCAATAGttttcaaagatgaaattggGAGAGCTGATCCCGTTTACGAAATAGTCGAGGAATTGGGAAGGAAACCAGAAAGAATAGAGTGTAATTTCAAACTCATATACCCAAATAAGATTGAAGAGTACAGTATTGAGGAAATCCTAGCCCGATCTAGGGGTATTTATCATAAAATGGAAACAAGTGGCAGAATACCATCAGAGGATGTTGAGGATTTTCATCCTGCTAAAAGGATAAAAACATAA
- the TPH3 gene encoding Tph3p (ancestral locus Anc_5.164): MKFLDSLKKPVLIKKNGSGSHTNSFSSASSGSSSSHTTSTSSVFPASPTNMLQEIPPQLLKSIMPILVLLNAQNSKTYFEWAKETSEIDTATTWSLTNERKSQSLPIYQLALVGTKLRLIGEDDDELTIDLINEPSIENTESIQLVSNHLKFNDNISISSNNMDMISRLYKLCLLSIFEHFAIFKSLTGSIISVMGLRIFDMHIIMNSQFNFKDWCEIYLPGKGWIKTWCYIKKKKNGKREILFYKSNKSMSSQNLICFISTEVAPIQDLFFYNDYDSEVTSLKFDGINSFLNHLKTIKIVGNVSFTDNDIDSMDSGSSSSSISINDDTTPESTPRRKFFSPSKKGHARTGSRVSSMSMKSNKSVRDNFSVSPASLLVRPTPHKGIHHLETLIRFIIPMMDATELYGRPKQFKNERSDPDSLMFGLPRLPNIDYLAKEEISLLMDTDIEVTGVDSIITETNSVALNWFTSFLAENFQRTGDRDNLYLFNTLADLSIDHNTLISIQHQEISQESFYGTTDESAFV; the protein is encoded by the coding sequence ATGAAATTCTTAgattctttgaagaaaccTGTCCTCATCAAGAAGAATGGTAGTGGCTCCCATACAAACTCATTTTCATCAGCATCCTCCGGGTCGAGCTCCTCGCATACAACCTCCACGTCGTCGGTATTCCCAGCTTCCCCAACAAACATGTTACAAGAAATACCTCCTCAACTATTGAAGTCAATAATGCCTATCTTGGTCTTACTGAATGCACAGAACTCTAAAACCTATTTTGAATGGGCCAAAGAGACTTCAGAGATCGATACTGCTACTACATGGTCTCTTACCAATGAACGCAAATCACAATCTTTACCAATTTATCAACTTGCATTGGTGGGGACCAAATTGAGACTCATTGGTgaagacgatgatgaattaaCTATCGATTTAATTAACGAACCCAGCATTGAAAATACAGAATCTATTCAATTGGTTTCcaatcatttgaaatttaacGATAACATTTCCATATCGTCAAATAATATGGACATGATCTCTAGACTATACAAACTATGTCTACTATCCATTTTTGAGCATTTTGCCATCTTTAAATCATTGACAGGTTCCATTATTTCCGTCATGGGATTAAGAATCTTCGATATGCATATAATCATGAATTCacaattcaattttaaagattGGTGCGAAATCTATTTACCAGGTAAAGGTTGGATCAAGACATGGTGTTAcattaagaaaaagaagaacgGGAAAAGAGAAATCTTATTTTATAAAAGTAACAAATCAATGTCATCTCAGAACCTAATTTGTTTTATTTCCACCGAAGTGGCCCCAATCCAAGATTTATTCTTCTATAATGACTACGATTCAGAAGTtacatctttgaaatttgacGGTATAAATTCGTTCTTGAATCACCTTAAGACTATTAAGATCGTCGGTAATGTATCCTTTACTGACAATGATATTGATAGCATGGATAGCGGATCTAGCTCGTCTTCCATTTCAATCAATGATGATACCACCCCAGAAAGTAcaccaagaagaaaattcttttctCCATCTAAAAAAGGCCATGCAAGAACTGGTTCACGTGTGAGTTCCATGAGTatgaaatcaaataaatcagTTAGAGACAATTTCTCTGTAAGTCCAGCTAGTCTTTTGGTAAGACCAACCCCACATAAGggaattcatcatttagAAACCTTAATTAGGTTTATTATCCCAATGATGGACGCCACTGAACTATATGGTCGTCCAAAACAATTTAAGAATGAAAGATCAGACCCAGATTCATTAATGTTTGGCTTACCTAGATTACCAAATATTGATTATTTAGCTAAGGAGGAAATAAGCTTATTGATGGATACTGACATCGAAGTTACTGGAGTAGATTCTATCATTACCGAAACAAACTCGGTTGCATTGAATTGGTTCACTAGTTTCTTGGCTGAGAACTTCCAAAGAACAGGTGATAGAGACAATTTGTATCTATTTAATACATTGGCTGATTTGAGCATTGATCACAACacattaatttcaattcaacatcaagaaatttcacAAGAAAGTTTCTATGGAACTACAGATGAGTCTGCTTTTGTTTAG
- the MPS3 gene encoding Mps3p (ancestral locus Anc_5.165) codes for MNSDFSTDNEKSLRDVYKDLLMKKLDTSVYDEESSALSSPSSASDSDEGFETDDNGTYSTSDLDYESYDDTPINTNSFEIEKVYMPFKQLTTKQWLICAVIFFVTIALMSRNSNGATTATSVDDPIYHSLAILQKQLNHLHVEVEQQGNKRKTESDKRIRLLILQLEKNIRRLIPTNHKKMKTEIENLDSKVQELSRFVSTNAQVKMKDDESHYLMPPGSIPVVVGNDTESISSLLIRPSSYSSITEFLHLLKRYLNVQMSTMEEQRKTQVIKFIREVMERQYQYFNRDQFDNVLTDVLNQTNSKFDTKFELDLVQLYKDAKQSHLQMEDPDVSMRTKINHLVESQLNHLQGSHANFATRSQGTRLLTELTSDTYMNGNNINPAHLLWDSELPLYWMCYDTSKKYRCTWSIMFQEPLYLSNLYYYHGRFPRNLHMMNSAPKQISVYVKLANDAHVRTFVELARTNGGETTHILHQRDTSYVKIAQFTYNIHNRQLRQQIPLPRWFIAQKKMVQSLLFQVDTNQGNRKYTSLGQFTVNGLKQEDLRLLDSNHLAADL; via the coding sequence ATGAATAGTGATTTTAGTacagataatgaaaaatcatTAAGAGATGTTTATAAAGATCtactgatgaagaagttggaTACGTCTGTCTACGACGAAGAATCATCTGCTCTATCCAGTCCTTCTTCTGCATCAGATAGTGATGAAGGTTTTGAAACTGATGACAATGGTACTTATTCCACGTCAGACCTTGATTATGAATCATACGATGATACTCCCATTAATACgaattcatttgaaatcgAAAAAGTGTATATGCCTTTTAAACAATTAACGACCAAGCAATGGCTAATATGTGCTGTTATATTCTTTGTCACAATAGCATTAATGAGTCGTAATTCTAACGGAGCGACAACGGCAACGTCTGTCGATGACCCAATATACCATTCTTTAGCAATCCTTCAAAAGCAATTGAATCATCTTCATGTTGAAGTGGAGCAACAAGGCAACAAAAGGAAAACAGAAAGCGATAAAAGGATAAGACTCCTGATTttacaattggaaaaaaatataagaaGACTCATACCTACAAATCacaagaaaatgaagacTGAAATTGAGAACCTAGATTCAAAAGTTCAAGAACTGTCGAGATTTGTATCGACAAATGCACAGGTGAAAATGaaggatgatgaatctCATTACCTAATGCCTCCTGGTTCAATCCCTGTTGTAGTTGGCAATGACACCGAAAGTATATCCTCCTTATTGATAAGACCGTCTAGCTATTCTAGTATTACCGAATTCTTGCACCTCCTCAAGAGATATCTCAATGTGCAAATGTCGACGATGGAAGAACAGAGGAAAACTCAAGTTATAAAGTTTATACGGGAAGTAATGGAAAGacaatatcaatattttaaCCGTGACCAATTTGATAATGTCTTAACAGATGTCCTAAATCAAACAAATAGTAAATTTGACACTAAATTCGAATTGGATTTAGTGCAACTATACAAGGATGCGAAACAGTCGCATCTACAAATGGAAGATCCTGACGTATCGATGAGAACGAAAATCAACCATCTCGTCGAGTCACAATTAAACCATTTACAAGGTTCTCATGCTAACTTTGCAACAAGATCTCAAGGTACAAGATTGCTAACAGAATTAACGTCCGATACGTACATGAATGGCAACAATATAAACCCTGCACACCTTCTCTGGGACTCTGAATTGCCACTTTATTGGATGTGCTATGATACTTCCAAGAAATACCGATGCACATGGTCCATAATGTTCCAAGAGCCCCTATATTTGTCCAATCTATATTACTATCATGGTAGATTTCCCAGAAACCTACATATGATGAACTCGGCACCCAAACAAATATCTGTGTATGTGAAACTTGCAAACGATGCCCATGTGCGAACATTTGTGGAGTTGGCAAGGACAAACGGTGGCGAGACCACTCATATCCTACACCAGAGAGACACCTCCTACGTTAAGATAGCCCAATTCACATACAATATACACAACAGACAACTCAGACAACAAATTCCGCTGCCGCGGTGGTTTATAGCGCAGAAAAAAATGGTGCAATCTCTACTTTTCCAAGTGGATACCAACCAGGGCAACCGCAAGTACACCTCCCTGGGTCAGTTCACTGTCAATGGGTTGAAACAAGAGGACTTGAGACTATTGGACTCGAACCATTTAGCCGCCGACCTTTGA
- the BBC1 gene encoding Bbc1p (ancestral locus Anc_5.170): protein MSEPDTPFKVQAQFPYKSEYEDDLNFGKDQIITVTNVEDDEWYYGEYADKEGIFPKSFVKILETAPAQAPEPVVKAAPPPPSETKVNEVVMPSETKEKPPSSPITKQPQQITPQVPKTVEESKHVPKMPTLPSTFNADDNGDHEHDQQLEEEDLPKMSLKERIALLQEQQRLQTKKDDEMATAAADSTAPVAHTTGGSNMSHHQRDTHSIISQGRPSIDENMEEDEEDQEDQEQKKVNELGTAPIEAPKKEPIPLTKEENQERENEKDGEQSSSEGSEESSDDDDAEDEEDTEEARRAKLIERMAKISSAGRFGGPAGFNPFGAPVGFNPFGAPVSNKETAKPAKKKKHHKKKESGENEEPVIPQAVPVMPFADPNAVSFLNKHKTQTESEFNEPKEQEVQMESPENPAISPISSHTQPSQNITLDPNSKEEKTHAYHDLVKQESASSAVADTTNNDADDEAAGEKNAYYDTEPEATLENKNEETVLEEKRESKVINDKLPLSDSTGYESSDDNTDLPPSNPGGVPKLPQPFGIPPSMPSFVDENNDKSNNDKMEVPPIPGRTYEHQSHDIAAPPPPPVSSAPPIPPASKSAAPPPPPEVPVIIPEQGAPQHKAPVPPIPHLPEMPDEFSQGPPLPPHPPVDTPVVPETQRSMAPPPPLPTKFPPPPMEPIAQTSSLTSSTMMRRSTTTTIFPEGPKISFDPHDSWWLNKQLPSDFKYKYLFEVEDHKVKKRLGQTWIIRDYYILFEDYSQLQICLNFNEKDPQGTVTCQQFFKDKPTDLTKLEGYSKRIGLGIIQKAHSKIGLTGSSHLVTSILDELKSEKILAPISSRTYGMSVFDYKPDTPIDSEALKNVRAGDILVIRKGKFESHNKLGAKSITSIGMDSVPYSSIITEYDFTKSKFRVIEEHSGKVIQSSYKLSHMRSGKLKVFRVVGRDYVGW, encoded by the coding sequence ATGAGTGAGCCAGATACACCCTTTAAAGTTCAGGCGCAATTCCCATACAAATCAGAATACGAGGAcgatttgaattttggaAAGGATCAGATCATAACTGTGACCAACGTGgaggatgatgaatggTATTACGGTGAATATGCTGACAAAGAGGGGATCTTCCCCAAGAGTTTTGTCAAGATTTTGGAAACTGCACCAGCTCAAGCTCCGGAACCTGTTGTGAAAGCTGCTCCACCTCCGCCTTCAGAAACTAAAGTAAATGAAGTAGTGATGCCCAGTGAGACAAAGGAGAAACCACCTTCTTCACCCATTACTAAACAACCTCAGCAAATTACTCCTCAGGTTCCAAAGACCGTCGAGGAATCTAAGCATGTTCCTAAGATGCCCACCTTGCCCTCTACGTTCAATGCTGATGATAACGGTGATCATGAACATGATCAGCaattggaagaagaggatTTACCAAAGATGAGTTTGAAGGAAAGGATTGCTTTgttacaagaacaacaaagaTTGCAGACCAAAAAGGATGATGAGATGGCCACCGCCGCTGCTGATTCCACCGCTCCAGTGGCCCATACTACTGGTGGTTCAAATATGTCTCATCACCAAAGAGATACGCATTCCATTATCTCACAAGGAAGACCatccattgatgaaaatatggaagaggatgaagaagatcaagagGACCAGGAACAGAAAAAGGTTAACGAATTAGGAACTGCTCCAATCGAAGCTCCCAAGAAGGAACCTATCCCCttaacaaaagaagaaaatcaagaaCGAGAAAATGAGAAGGATGGCGAGCAAAGTAGTAGTGAGGGAAGTGAAGAGAGTAgtgacgatgatgatgctgaggatgaggaagatACAGAAGAAGCACGTAGAGCGAAACTTATAGAAAGGATGGCCAAAATATCTAGTGCTGGTCGGTTTGGTGGTCCTGCTGGATTTAACCCATTTGGTGCTCCTGTTGGATTTAATCCATTTGGTGCACCCGTTAGTAACAAAGAAACTGCAAAGCCGGctaagaaaaagaaacatcataagaagaaggaatctggtgaaaatgaagaaccAGTTATACCTCAAGCAGTACCAGTAATGCCATTCGCTGATCCAAATGCAGTatctttcttgaataaacACAAGACACAGACAGAATCAGAATTCAATGAACCTAAAGAACAAGAGGTACAGATGGAAAGCCCTGAAAACCCTGCAATCTCACCAATATCCTCACATACTCAACCCTCACAGAATATCACATTAGATCCAAACAGTAAGGAAGAGAAAACTCATGCGTACCATGACTTGGTAAAGCAGGAGTCTGCTTCTTCAGCAGTCGCAGACACAACTAACAATGACGCGGATGATGAGGCAGCCGGTGAAAAGAATGCATACTATGATACAGAACCGGAGGCCACTTTAGAAAACAAGAATGAGGAAACCGTGttggaagaaaagagaGAAAGTAAAGTTATAAATGACAAACTACCATTATCTGACTCCACTGGCTACGAATCCTCAGATGACAATACGGATCTTCCTCCTTCGAATCCTGGCGGTGTGCCAAAACTTCCTCAACCATTCGGTATCCCACCATCAATGCCATCATTCGTTGATGAAAACAATGACAaatctaataatgataaaatgGAGGTACCACCTATACCTGGTAGAACTTATGAACACCAAAGTCACGATATTGCTGCACCACCCCCTCCCCCAGTTTCTTCAGCTCCTCCAATCCCACCAGCATCGAAATCAGCTGCTCCACCACCTCCTCCAGAAGTGCCAGTTATTATTCCTGAACAAGGCGCACCACAACATAAGGCACCTGTCCCACCAATTCCACATTTACCTGAGATGCCTGATGAGTTTTCCCAAGGACCACCATTACCTCCACATCCTCCAGTCGATACACCGGTAGTGCCTGAAACTCAGAGAAGTATGGCACCTCCACCTCCCTTACCAACCAAATTTCCCCCTCCACCGATGGAGCCAATTGCTCAAACTTCATCATTGACATCATCAACGATGATGAGAAGATCAACTACAACGACAATATTCCCAGAAGGCCCAAAGATTAGTTTTGATCCACATGATTCATGGTGGTTAAATAAACAACTCCCAtcagatttcaaatataaatatttatttgaagttgaagatCATAAAGTGAAGAAAAGGTTAGGCCAAACATGGATAATTAGGGACTATTACATTTTATTTGAGGATTACTCGCAACTTCAaatttgtttgaatttCAACGAAAAGGATCCTCAAGGAACAGTTACTTGCCaacaattcttcaaagacaAGCCTACTGATTTGACAAAGTTGGAAGGTTATTCTAAAAGGATTGGTTTGGgcattattcaaaaagCACATTCTAAAATTGGTTTGACAGGGTCTTCTCATTTAGTTACTTCTATtcttgatgaattgaaaagtGAGAAAATCTTGGCCCCAATTAGTTCGAGGACATATGGTATGTCAGTATTTGATTATAAACCTGATACTCCAATCGATTCGGAAGCCTTAAAGAATGTAAGAGCAGGTGATATTCTAGTAATAAGAAAGGGGAAGTTTGAAAGTCATAACAAGCTTGGTGCTAAGTCAATCACCTCCATTGGAATGGATAGTGTTCCATACTCTAGTATCATAACGGAATACGATTTCACTAAGAGCAAATTCAGAGTCATTGAAGAGCACTCTGGTAAAGTGATCCAATCCAGTTACAAATTAAGTCATATGAGAAGTGGGAAGTTGAAGGTGTTTAGGGTTGTAGGAAGGGATTATGTCGGTTGGTAA
- the PET130 gene encoding Pet130p (ancestral locus Anc_5.172), protein MKVTSRLSTFTLQFLRDPKKYYDKTLPVTKDSPPVSNLVDKPKPDPIYKCKNTFIKNISKPLKEHSQLKGVLKDLQNLYSKPPKEAMVHSCEYFTMFYYPPDHILSLFRKSRPAVSITPLRSPVGILNGGVAEANPLVDRIYQGRKVEHPRNYAFQRRNSRVFIRDSFQRIWCQLNGDTAIFESLQMLPFNGGEAKWLDSMGRPKIGVSKDGFYLFHLKLFPNSTNGELYTTEMEKGIEKVAALPWDKLVGSSKNWIQKFNQKIKVNLLNKLLREQQIPIKVIELE, encoded by the coding sequence ATGAAAGTAACTAGTAGGTTATCCACATTTACCTTACAATTTCTAAGAGAtccaaagaaatattatgaTAAGACGCTACCTGTAACAAAAGATTCTCCACCTGTCTCGAATTTAGTTGATAAACCAAAGCCAGATCCCATATATAAATGCAAAAATACATTCATAAAGAATATATCTAAACCTTTGAAAGAGCATTCACAATTGAAAGGagttttgaaagatttacaAAACCTTTATTCAAAGCCGCCAAAGGAGGCAATGGTTCATTCATGTGAGTATTTCACAATGTTTTATTATCCTCCAGATCACATTCTATCTCTTTTTAGAAAAAGTAGACCAGCAGTTTCCATTACACCCTTGCGGAGCCCAGTGGGTATTCTGAATGGTGGTGTTGCTGAAGCAAATCCTTTGGTGGATAGAATATATCAAGGTAGGAAGGTAGAACATCCCAGAAATTACGcatttcaaagaagaaatagcCGTGTTTTTATAAGAGACAGTTTCCAAAGGATATGGTGTCAATTGAATGGTGACACAGCTATCTTTGAGTCATTACAGATGTTACCTTTCAATGGAGGGGAAGCCAAGTGGTTAGATTCTATGGGGAGGCCCAAAATTGGGGTATCAAAAGATGGATTTTACCtatttcatttgaaattgtttcCAAACTCAACGAATGGAGAGTTATATACAACCGAGATGGAAAAAGGTATTGAAAAGGTGGCAGCTTTGCCATGGGATAAATTGGTAGGCTCGTCCAAAAACTGGatccaaaaatttaaccaaaaaattaagGTAAATCTTCTTAACAAACTTTTACGGGAGCAACAAATTCCAATTAAAGTGATTGAacttgaataa
- the LSO1 gene encoding Lso1p (ancestral locus Anc_5.173), which translates to MHKSGKRYSETAAKVAAGRARKRKQAYEKEKAEREKVAEEEAKKWEQGARQPNQKKLLEEQKKQEKLRARKERDALLAEEEEAIGKGGKGIRKNH; encoded by the coding sequence atgcatAAATCAGGTAAGAGATACTCAGAAACTGCTGCTAAGGTGGCTGCCGGAAGAGCTAGAAAGAGAAAGCAAGCTTATGAGAAGGAAAAAGCCGAAAGAGAAAAGGttgctgaagaagaagctaaGAAATGGGAGCAAGGCGCTCGTCAACCAAACCAAAAGAAGCTTcttgaagaacaaaagaagcAAGAGAAATTGAGAGCAAGGAAGGAACGTGATGCCCTATTagctgaagaagaggaagctATCGGTAAGGGTGGTAAGGGTATTAGGAAAAATCACTAA